Genomic segment of Perognathus longimembris pacificus isolate PPM17 chromosome 11, ASM2315922v1, whole genome shotgun sequence:
gcgacagcaccacttctgcccttttctatatatgtggtgcctaggaatcgaacccagggcttcatgtatatgaggcaagaactcttgccactaggccatattcccagccccctgcaaattattattattttttttttttgccagtcctgggcttggactcagggcctgagcactgtccctggcttctttttgctcaaggctagcactctgccacttgagcgacagtgccacttctggccgttttctatatatgtggtgctggggaattgaactcagggcttcatgtatgcaaggcaagcacccttgccactaggccatattcccagcccccctgcaaATTTTTGTTGAGTATTATTAGTTAACCTCTGAGCAGTTTTGTTTCTGGGATTGGTTGGATTGTAAGAAAAACAAGGATAGATTTTAGAGGGATGAGTCTTGGAAACAGGATAAGAATATTTATAAGCTGTATTTGTGTGTGCCTGCAAATGCACGTCTGTGcgtgtgctagtattggggcttgaattcagggcctggcactcttccttggctttttcacatgaagctggtaccctaccacttgagccacacctccacttcgggctttttgccaGTAAGTTGGCAGTAAAAGTCTTGACTTTTCCGCCTGGACTGggtttaaaccttgatcctcagctcatACCttctgagtcattaggattacaggtgtgacccatctTAGCTCACTCATTGGATTCTTACAACTATGAAAGTAGATATTTCCATCTCTGCTTTATAGATAAGGGCACTGAGACTTTGAAGTTAAGTGACTTGCTCAAACTCTCAGCTGAACAACTAATTAATAATACAGAATCTAAAGTATTTCTTACTAAATATTTTGTTTCCCTACTGTTTTTCCCTAAATTCATCCAATTCAGCTCTATATTAAAAGAGTGAATTCTCTAATTCTTCCAATTTTGCGTGGAGTTAAGAAatgaactaggggctgggaatgtggcctagtggcaagagtgcttgcctcgtatacatgaagccctgggttttattcctcagcaccacatatgtagaaagggccagaagtggcgctgtggctcaagtggtagagtgctagccttgagcaaagagaagccagggacagtgctcaggccctcagtttaaggcccaggactggcccccccccctccccccccccccaaaaaaaagaaataactggcTGAAGGGGAGAATAAcaatttttggggttttttttggccagtcctgggccttggactcagggcctgagcactgtccctggcttcttcccactcaaggctagcagctactctgccacttgagccacagcgccgcttctggccgttttctgtatatgtggtgctggggaatcgaacctagggcctcgtgtatccgaggcaggcactcttgccactaggctatatccccagcccaagaataacAATTTCCAAGGGACCACATAAAGTGTTTTGGGGCACGAGGAGCCAATTAAGGTTATATGTAATGGCAACTTTGTCTGAATGTGTAGCCTGAAATTGCATACAGTGTTTTCATTTAGGGGAAATGTCTGTATTTCTCCAGTAGAATCTAGAATTCGAGAATTATTTGTTGAGTATGGAATTATTTGTTGAGTATGGAGAGTTTTAGGGtgttcttgttgttttggttgtgggacttgaacttggcctgggttttgtccccaagttctttttgcttaaggctggtgctctgccattttgagcctccgctcctcttctggtttctgagtgattaattggagataagagtctcaaggggactttctACACTggctggctcagatctcagcctcctgaatcattaggattacaggtatgagccacgggcacctggctatGGTTTGTTTTGTTAAATGTACACTttaaagccaggcgccagtggctcatacctataatcctagctactcaggaggctgagatctcaggattaaggttcaaagtcaatcctgggcaggaaagcctgtaagactctttatctccagtgaaccagcaaaaagccagaagtagaggtgtggctgaagtggtaaagcaccagccttgagtgccaTGCAATACATTAATACTTTAAAAGTATTgcctcgggggctgggaatatggcctagtggaaatgctcacctcgtatacatgaagccctgggttcaattcctcagcaccacatatatagcaaaagccggaagtggcgctgtggctcaagtggcagagtgctacagccttgagcaaaaagaagacagggacagtgctcaggccctgagtttaagccccaggactggcaaaaaaaaaaaaaaagtattgccaggtgtcagtggcccatgcctgtaatcctagctaattagtctgagatctgagtatcactgttcaaagccagcctgggcaagaaagtatgtgagactatctccaatgagCTTCCATAAAGttggaggtggctcaagtggtaaagtgctagctttgagcaaaaatctcagggacagtgcctaggtcctacattcaagccccaggattggcaaaaaattaaaagtacttaACAAGCGTGTACTAAGCAGTGAACTGTGTCAGGCATCATGTTGGGAATATTGGGATTAGACTAGTTGCCATCAATGAGTGTCTCTAAACTTCTCATTCTGTCCTTACAGTATCCTGGGGATTGCATCTGCTGAGCAGGGATTCTGGAAaggattctgtccctgagcccccaGCATGGCGGGCCTAAAACGACAGGCAAGCCAGGTGTGGCCAGAAGAGCGTGGTGAACAGGAGCATGGGCTCTATAGCCTGCACCGTATGTTTGACATTGTGGGCACACACCTGACACACAGAGATGTACGagtgctttcctttctctttgttgatGTTATTGATGACCACGAACGTGGACTCATCCGAAATGGACGTGACTTCTTATTGGCATTGGAGCGCCAGGGCCGCTGTGATGAGAGTAACTTTCGCCAGGTGCTGCAGCTGCTGCGCATCATCACTCGCCATGATCTGCTACCCTATGTCACCCTCAAGAAGAGACGGGCTGGTATGGGCTTATTGGGGTCTGGGGACTTGAATCAAGATACAGTTAGGAGAGACCAGAAGTGAACAGCATAGGAATTTAAGAGGGAGGAGGCCTTAACCCTGAAGAGTACTTAGGAGAATAAGTTACGAGGCCTTGTGAGAAAAGGGgtgtattttcctttctttttttttgccagtcctggagcttgaactcagggcccgggcactgtccctgagcttcttttcctcaaggctagcactcgactacttgagtcatagctctacttctggcttttttgtttatatggtactgaggaatcaaacccagggcttcatgcatgctaggcaagcactctaccactaaaccacattcccagccctgtattttttcTCTTGAATGACTCTTTATTCCCCTACAGTGTGCCCTGATCTTGTAGACAAGTATCTGGAGGAGACATCCATTCGCTATGTGACCCCTAGAACCCTCAGTGATCCAGAACCAAGGtctccccagccctctaaaaCAGGTAAGAAGATACTATTATTACAAGTGTTTATAATCAAGCATTTCTGGCTTACCAAGCttaagtgaatgaatggatgttgTTTCCCCTTatctaccacaaaaaaaaaaaaaaaatcaggtgaaGTGTTAGTGCTTCCCCTAAGTCTGGTCTTTGTTCTCACATTGTGTCCTCCTTTCAGGTCACGTTTTGTCTCATGATAGTCTtgctatagcccaggctggccatgaacTTGCAGTCTAGCACATCaggcacagctttttttttttggtgcctgggtgctatctctgaacttttaacagttcaaggctagcactctaccacttgagcaactccacttctggctttttttttttttttttagtggcttattggagataagagtctcacagactttcctgtcctcaatggttttgaattgtgattctcaaatctcagcctcctgagtagctagggttgcaggtgtgagtgACTGGGCCAGGCTAGcacagcttttttgtgtgtgtgtatatgtgtgatgctggggatcaaacccaggtcctcatgaatgctaggcaagtactgttcTCCACTAAACCAATCCCAAGCCTGAGGTTGCCACATTATTGATACCACTTTTAGAGCTAAGTCTGAATTCCAAGAGAAGTATTTGGATTTTTGCTTTTACTCTactgttttctcccattttgcCTTCTGATTAGTGCCTCCCCACTATCCTGTGGTGTGCTGTCCCACTTCGGGTCCTCAGATGTGTAGTAAGCGGCCAGCCAGAGGGAGAGCTACACTTGGGAGCCAGCGAAAACGCCGGAAGTCAGTGACACCAGATCCCAAGGAAAAGCAGACGTGTGGTGAGGAAGTTCAAGGGTTTCAGAGGTGTAGGCCTGAGAGAAAATACAAATTGCCAGGACACTGGATAGTCTGTGCTATTCAGTGCCAGGTTCTTTGTGTTTGCAAAGTAAAGTTGAATAGTTTATAGTTGCTGGGAAGATTCCTT
This window contains:
- the Dedd gene encoding death effector domain-containing protein gives rise to the protein MAGLKRQASQVWPEERGEQEHGLYSLHRMFDIVGTHLTHRDVRVLSFLFVDVIDDHERGLIRNGRDFLLALERQGRCDESNFRQVLQLLRIITRHDLLPYVTLKKRRAVCPDLVDKYLEETSIRYVTPRTLSDPEPRSPQPSKTVPPHYPVVCCPTSGPQMCSKRPARGRATLGSQRKRRKSVTPDPKEKQTCDIRLRVRAEYCQHETALQGNVFSNKQDPLERQFERFNQANTILKSRDLGSIICDIKFSELTYLDAFWRDYINGSLLEALKGVFITDSLKQAVGHEAIKLLVNVDEEDYELGRQKLLRNLMLQALP